In a single window of the Ruminococcus albus 7 = DSM 20455 genome:
- a CDS encoding dockerin type I repeat-containing protein, which produces MNKRRFFGVITAAAMIVSSMSISAGDMDTSIVASADEWYCAGNTCDPLHDTSRDIQKEGVGNPLGFGERNTPANASTAEIRAINHNMTVQEVKYALYKEIDEHWDLISTRLGQPEREKVYALFLGLGTRESTLGEGKIGSDHETAYEDGWGVNSAHAYGTLQTAVTAFADCNPKFMPEDNVPEMFQYSFTESNFYDCIISNHMGIRKILHFAEICINEEGMHGYQVIRNSLKGFNTGWCYMAEDDGAYKTYADEICSMAQFYYNEGHLYDNVFTWTSAGGNMEKYRTADRWDWWGDTEPSMAPITESNIPDNPKAVYGDANCDGKVDISDFVLIKQTLSAPSKYKLTEQGKINADCSGSGDGITDADAVAVRKYILRMIDTLPEV; this is translated from the coding sequence ATGAATAAAAGACGATTTTTCGGTGTCATTACCGCGGCTGCAATGATCGTATCATCAATGTCGATATCGGCAGGTGATATGGATACTTCTATCGTTGCTTCGGCAGACGAATGGTATTGTGCCGGAAATACCTGCGACCCTCTGCACGATACTTCCCGTGATATACAGAAGGAAGGAGTTGGCAATCCCCTTGGCTTTGGGGAGAGAAATACTCCTGCAAACGCTTCTACGGCTGAGATACGCGCTATCAACCATAATATGACAGTGCAGGAGGTAAAGTACGCTCTCTATAAAGAGATAGATGAGCACTGGGATCTTATCTCCACTCGTCTTGGCCAACCGGAACGTGAAAAGGTGTATGCTTTGTTTCTTGGACTTGGTACCCGTGAATCTACTCTGGGTGAAGGCAAGATAGGCTCAGACCATGAAACAGCCTATGAAGACGGCTGGGGTGTTAACTCTGCCCATGCATATGGTACTCTTCAGACCGCTGTTACTGCTTTTGCAGACTGCAATCCCAAGTTCATGCCCGAGGACAACGTCCCTGAGATGTTTCAGTATTCTTTCACGGAATCCAATTTCTATGATTGTATAATCTCAAATCACATGGGTATCAGAAAGATACTCCACTTTGCTGAGATCTGTATTAATGAAGAGGGAATGCACGGCTATCAGGTCATAAGGAACAGCCTTAAGGGCTTTAATACAGGCTGGTGCTATATGGCTGAGGACGATGGTGCATACAAGACCTATGCTGATGAGATCTGTTCGATGGCACAGTTTTATTATAACGAAGGGCATCTTTACGACAATGTGTTTACCTGGACTTCGGCAGGCGGAAATATGGAGAAATACCGTACCGCTGACCGTTGGGACTGGTGGGGTGATACCGAACCGAGCATGGCTCCCATAACAGAGAGCAATATTCCGGATAATCCAAAGGCAGTTTATGGTGATGCAAACTGCGACGGAAAAGTGGATATTTCTGATTTCGTACTTATCAAGCAGACATTGTCAGCACCTTCAAAGTATAAGCTGACTGAGCAGGGAAAAATAAACGCTGATTGTTCGGGCAGTGGCGATGGCATAACCGATGCAGATGCTGTGGCTGTCAGAAAATATATTCTGAGAATGATAGATACTCTTCCTGAAGTATGA